Sequence from the Primulina huaijiensis isolate GDHJ02 chromosome 16, ASM1229523v2, whole genome shotgun sequence genome:
tatatttcttcatatttttgattcagttaatattttttacaattaaTACTATCTTTATAATCCTCTATCTgatatttatcataaaaataattattttaactaattcttattattaataaaataataatatattattattattattttaaaaaatgatgtgCAATAAATGAAGTTTGTGTTGGTGTTGTCAGGGAAGATGTATtaggatttttttattaatgttatttataaatttaaataaacatgTTGAGTATTTATCATGGAATACAATTACATACTTAATTCACCctaaaagttaattaatttgatttaacgTAGATACGATTTTTGTCATGTTAATTCGGTCTAAAAAGTGCTTAATATGATGTTAGAATAGTAACTATGAATGAATTCCTATTGGAATTGccattaaaaatacattaggaTGAAATATTCATGtgatttaatacaaaaaaaacatgttcttcattaacaaTCGAACACATTGTAAGTATTTAAATTAACCTACAAAGTATTAATTAAgatatcatatatatgatttgccCTATTTGATACCTATATttgtttgaaaatatattttatatttgagtgGTCATTGTGTATGAAATCTCCGTAGAGTTTCCATTGAAGATGCATTATGATGAATTATTAATGAGAattaatacaatatatatatatatatatatatatatNNNNNNNNNNNNNNNNNNNNNNNNNNNNNNNNNNNNNNNNNNNNNNNNNNNNNNNNNNNNNNNNNNNNNNNNNNNNNNNNNNNNNNNNNtatgtgtgtgtgtgtgtgtgtgtgtgtgtgtgtgtgtgtgttttccCCACTAGCCATAAACACGAATAAGTGCTTAATATAACATACAAAGTACCCAAATTGATATGTCAGATACCTGATTTAGCCTATTTGATATCCATATATTGTTTGAAAATATGTTTGATATTGGAATGATCATCATAAACGAAGTACTCATGGAGTTTCAATTGAAGATCATTAGTATGAAAAATTCATATGATTTAATACAAAAAGAAACAAGTTCCTACTATAAAATACGAGTGCatactaaatttaatttaacagTACCTAAATCGGGATGTCAGTTATCAGATTTTGCCCATCTGATGCCCATATTTTGTTAGAAATtacatttatattatatttgatagTATTCATTCATAATACTTAttgttcataaaaaaatatataatacatattTGTGGATGCTTATAcaattgaaaaattatataatctaaatatgatatattttgttatttttaaatcaatgttttttccaacttttttttaaaagagttaTATACATATTTTGTTAGAAATtacatttatattatatttgatagTATTCATTCATAATACTTATTAttagtaaaaaatatatataatacatattTGTGGATGCTTATACAgttagaaaaattatataatctaaatatgatattttttgttatttttaaatcaatatttttccaacttttttttaaaagagttaTATATTCATCTAAAAATTGTAGAAAactattttaagaaaataaaaaaattatcaataaatttatataattatagcatcatcataaatttaaataagaCATTACAAAATCAATTAAAAGTTAGTTAGTCTAAAAATCTATGGTctcaattttaattaatattagtgCTTCTTTGCTACCGATTGTCCACAATACAAAAAACTAATAAATTAAACACACACGCTTTATTTCTCATTTGATGAATACTGgagcacaaaaactcatgtgagactgtctcacgggtcaattttgtgagacgtatattctatttgggtcatatctaaaaaaatattattttttatgccaaaagtattaatttttaccgTAAATATGAGCATGTTtatagatccgtgagaccgtctcacatgagatcTACTCATACAATAGATATTACATATTAATCCATTTCAAATGAGAACACCAATAACGACAGGACAGCAGCCTTCATATATAGTTGTCTAACAGCAATAGCAAAAGGAACTAGATCGTTTGAGTTCTATGCAAAAAACAAAATGCCAAAAAAAAGGCCAGAATTTTTTAGGTCATTTTCTGTGGTTTAAATCCCATTTTCAGCTTAGTTCCTCTGCGGAATCTCCTGCTCCCTCTCTTGTTGTGCAACAGCTCGTCAACACTTGATCAGATTCAGTGGAAGACTCAGCAAATTCCTCATTGTACATTTCTTCGATCATCGGCTTCCACAGTCGGACTCGGGCATTTATGAACCAATTCGAAATCTAAAACAATCGTTTCAAGAAAATCCCATACCGtgaatgataaaaataatctaGTTGATACAATTTCTAGGCGTAATTTGCGTGTAACGTGGAAGAGATTTTACTTGGTTCTTGGACAGGCTTGTCTGTGATGCTAACATAAGCTTTTCAGATTCATTAGGATACCTGGAAATCACGAAAATCTCTTAGAAATAGATTAGTGCATTGGCTTtggatttgaatatttttagatATGGGAATTTGCATTAATCCGCAGTGCATACGTACGGGTGTAGAAAGTGTTCGAAAAGCCAAGCACGAAGAATCATAACAGAGTTTTCTGGCAATCCTCGAATCGGCCTCCAAGCTTGACGCGAATTTTGTATAATCTGTTGAACTGGAGTCTGGTGGTGCCTAGGTTCCTGGTCAAACAGGCTTAGTTGGGATAATCTGGCACTGATCCTAGGCATGTCCTTTTCGATCTTTCGCTTTGAAACTCGAATTTGAGACAATATCGCTTTTCTTAAACTGCGGAAGTGATTGGACATGGCTTGTAGTGCAAGAGCAGTGTAAGATTTTCCAGCTCCTAAACCAGCAATCACTTCAAATGATGACACCAATTCCTCCATGTGATGATAGTATTCTTTATATCTTCTCTCCACCTAGATTTCATCAATGCAAAATAATAAGAATTGGGACAAAATTCAAAACGTTATCGAAATAGAGGAATCATAAGACAGGAAAGATTGAATTAACCTCATCCAGTAAAGCAAGAAGCTTTAGAAGACTAACAAAAGTTCCATGCTTCTCAGACCGCAATTCATTGCTGAAAAACTCCGCTTTAATCTCGGAAGATAGCCCGAATGATCCTTTCAGGCTGCCGTGGGATAATTTCTCCACATATTTCTGGTTACTAGCATCAATGTCCTTGCCTCCAACTCCAACCATTTCTTCAAGAAGAGACTGAGCTGGTTTCAAGTACTTAGAGATTCCGACCACTGCGGAAAATGATTCAGTCCCATGTGATATCGAGCAAGATTGATTTTGAGAACCTGACGATGGACTAAAACCATTTCTCACAAAAGAGTAATTATCGGTTATCATTCGATCAATTGCTGTGTTTAGGTAACCGGAATCGATTTGTGGGCAAGAAACGGAGCCTAAAGAAAGTGAGAGCCTCTGAGCTTGGTGGGCTCCTTCATTTGATGTTCCAAGAAGATCCATTAGCCGTGTTCTATGGCTAACATCAGATTCATCCGATAATCGAGAGGTATGAAGGTCCACAGATCTCGAAATTCTTTCACCAAGGCATTGAATGCTTAAAGGTAGAGACTGAGCATATGGGATATTGGAAACGGAATCTGTTCCATAAGCATCAAAATGCTGGTTTGCAAACTGATTTTGATCAGATATGGAGTTTGAGATGATGAATTGGTGCAGAATACTAGAATTTGAGTCTGAAGGTGAATCTTCGGAAACCATTTTCACCCTTCTACAAAAACATTCAGTTTGGTTAGTTTCAAAAATTGAATCTTTAGAAACAATAAGATTAACTGGGATTCAAGCATTTCTTGTTTCTTGGAGGAGAAAATGAAAAAGGGTTTGATAGAGAGGTTGGTAAATTAATGTAAAGAAGACAACAAACATGCTGCTTAACTTGATAACAGTTCATTCAAGAAGGAAAGGAAAGATTCCCTCCTATTCTACCCTCTCTTTTGTTCTGAAGCTAGGGTACCTACCCTATATTAATATCAGCGAGCTGTGACCTATAAACGCTTTAATGAGCAGACCTCTGTGAAAATGGTGAAATTGACATGGTTAAAAAGAAATGGTCCCCTTTTCTTCCCTGACTCCGAAACACATCAAGCTTCATCTTTAATGCCTCTCTGTAACATTTCTTTGGGACACTCAAAAAGCACTTTCAGCAATAACTTCTCTCTTTTTACACTGTTCACGCAGCAGGAAAATAGCCACAATGACAAAATTTTGTTACTGCCATCTGAAAGGGCGAAAAAGTAGACTGTCTTTTGCACACTCCCAGTTTTAGCATCGACTGGTTATGAATCTTTAAACATGTTGGAATATCTATTCCTTTTCTTCGTAGCTGTTGGTGTCATCTCTTGAAGATGTTGAAAGGACACTGCGTCCACAATTGATCAACAGTAGAAATTAGTGCTCGAAACAAACTAGATTTTAACTTCTTTCTTGGAGTATAAATTGACACTGTTTACCCTCCTGCTCCTGGAGTGATTTTGGTTTGGTACCGTAATCGAAATGCATTATTTTAGATTATGGTTTCGTTTATATTTGAACTGCACCCGCTATCATAAATCATAGCTTTTAACACACCATGATACTCAGTTTTATAGTTGACATCCTTGTTTCATGAGTTGTTCATTTCCATAATGATTAGAAGGAGAATTGTTAAGGAACAATTATTAATTATCTTACTATCATGTGTACTTGTTGCCAGTGCAATTGAAAAGAATGGAACTGCATTAGATTTATACTTTTGTACAACGGGCAATAGTCATTCAGCCCGGAAGGACTCAATATTTACAACCGGAAATgatctatttatttttcatatctatatattactattataaatatatgattttcttATGTGACTTTactattttattcttttatttattttacaatttgtcATATTCATGAGGTtcattaaatcatttttttgttaatttaatatgatcatcaatagtgtacttaactcaatcaaaataattattattttgattttattttataatttaatttaagtacTTAATTTTATACATTTCCGTCAAATTCATGGAAAATCTCTACCTTAATGTTATACATTTAAAAGAATTGCtaactatttattattttaattttaattttaaatttatatttaattgctaactatttattattttaattttaattttaaatttatatttaattactttaatttatacattGACATAAAATTCATAGAAAATCACTATCATAAggttatacattaaaaaaattgtacataTTACGAATATTAAGGTAGTAATGGAAAACGAACGGAGATGactaggatttaataaaattaaattattaataaatattaaagtcATATAAAACATCTTTTCCCCATTTAAAATAGAGATATTTTTAGAATACTTATGTATCAACAGAGAGATACATGATTAAGAGAAAATGTTTGTATATAAGTGATTTCAATACAAACATTTAAGctatttaatcaattttctATATATGATGCTAAATAACTACgactaaataatatattatctattaatctatttaatagATGACATCCATTTGTGAGgttattatttcatcatttttcttttgtatgttttttataaaataaatggaaTATCTATGAAACAATGACacttttatttgtaaatttactattttatcattttgtttgttttataatttgtcatgTTAATGAGGTTCTTGAAATTATTttctatgttagtttaataGGATTATTATAGAGTACTCAACTCAATCAAGttcttcattattttaattttaattttacctttaaatttaaaattaattactttaatttatacattGACATCAAATTCATAGAAAATCACtatcataatgttatacattaaaaaattgtaaatattacGAACATTAAAGTAATAATGGGAAGGCAAATGGAGATGAgcaagatttaataaaattaaattattaagaaatattaaattcatataaaacatatttttcccATTTAGAATAGATATATTTTAAGAGTACTTATGTTTCAATAGAGATACATGATTGAGAGaaaatgtttgtatgtaagtgaTTTCAATGCAAACATTTAAGCTATTTAGTCAATTTTCGAAATATGTGTAAATCGTTAAGACTACGTTTGGTTGGaggataaaattatgaaataattaagagataaatgataaaaagaattattgaagtagaaatataatatataatgataaaataatattatgtttggtatgattgttaagaatatgataattaagaatCATTTGATGAATTCACAAAATTTCCCATCCACTtaggcggcggcggcggcggcggagtTAGGCTGGCAGTTGGCGGCGGTTGGCTGGCCGGAGGTGGGCGGTCGGTGgcgggaagtggtggtgagtttggataTAGGAGAAttgtaaaattgaaaaataagatGTATTAAGAGCTGTATAAATACTCTTAAAGGGTGAtgagtgattattttatcctagttaatataacttaatcatttataggagggattgacttggttaaataaaaatcctaccAAACATGTGATTAGGTGGGTTAAAAAACCATAAACCCACCTAATCCGTTGTACCAAACGTAGCCTAAGTGTTATTTAGTGATTATGTTATTACTTCATGGTTTGCGACATATGGATgacatataaaatatcaatatttctcaataaataaaatcgtttttcaaaaaaaaaaattcttcatttagaaaaagaaatatatgaAAGTAGCATATAAAACTCCTTGCCAAATAAATTCACTTAGCCAAAtattgaaattcaaataaaactctacaatattatttataaaattaattttgactaACAAAAATGGTCATGAAATCTAAATAGTTGTATTATTAGATGATATATTGAATAAGACAAATACTTTtacatatatttgaataatatctcATTTGCACATCTTAATTACGTTATTCGTGTCTCTtctcaagatttttaaaatacaatgaTTAATTTTGCATATCGTTCcacaagatataaaatattatagaacaAAATGTAAATTCGATAGaagaaaatttgttttgtttcaatgaataatataatattatgttctAGATACAACAAATGAGATTGAAACTATATCATCCCCATGATATGATGCACACATTCATTGTTCCAAAGTTTCTAAAAAATGACGAATGCGATGAATTTCCTGAATTGTGTTAAATTAAACGAGGACACGATTTTAAGATATATTCATTTGAAGAGATTTTCAAGTATTTTTTCTCACAGTGATTgagaaataattgttaaaaatttattaacctTATAGCTACATGTTGATAATATTGATACTAAATATGTAAAAATGATATCACAAATATCACATATGAGGATTGTAAATAACATAATAGATGTTAAAACATATCAGATACTTGCTGAGTATAGCAAAATGATTATATGCATATTATAACAAACTACGACAAAGAGTAGTTGAGTTGTCAAATAACCAAGATGCATATTGGAAAGTGTGTCATGTGGATAAGATAACTTTTCCGATTAATATATCGTGTAtagtcattattttttattttttgtggttTGGTTGGTTTCAATTGATAAATCCTACTAGCCATGTTTTagttcatttaaatattatcaaaattttgtacatatatttttgtaatttagtTGTTCACGTGCAACACACATGTACTTTTCtagtataataaaatatataacaaaaCAATATAATTTAAGTTTAAGTTCGGCTCTAACAAAGTTTAATAATAAGTTCAACTCGATTTCGATAAATTctaaaacaaatcaaatatttttctagtCGGTTTAGTTCGTTTACAGTCCTATTCCAACCCTAGTACAAACAACCCTGGAAGTTAAAAAGGAGCAAATGCCATTCACATTATCACATATTACAACTTTGTGATATAGGATGGGcttattaaatgttttttttttttttttggttggtgATTAGATTGATTGATACACGATAGATTCTTGGATCGAATCGGTTAGTTTAATTACAGTATTAATGCTTTTCCATTTCTGTTCAATTGACTCTTCAATTGTCACCCTCTTGGTTTGTAGTTTTGTTGATCAATTGATCCCACCAAGACCCACTCACTGATTAAAGTATCTGTACAATCTGAATGGTCTGATGAGCTTCAATGGACATATCTGTTTATTGGCTCAAATCTCATATGCCAATCTCCAATCCAGCCGagattcattttttttcaaCCAGGAGAATCAAACTCGGTGGGAAATAATGATACCCATTAAGCAAAAAAGCAATTAAATGATTATTGAAACCAGAAAATTGATGTCAAACTCCATTATTTAGCATAAGAAACTCATTGTAGAGAGAAAATATTCAACCTAGTAGTGGTTTAATTGGTCTCTGATGTCCCAGCCAGTGTTGCATATGAATCCCAATTGCATCCAAATACATGCCGCTTCTACCATGAAACCCAACCACCATACCTTCAGTAATCCACGATGAAAAATACCTACCGGTTTCTTCCCTGAACGGACCATATATATTCTTCACTACTAGTATAAAAACTCAAGGATTGGATCacttgtattatttttttatcttttctaATGGGACAGTAATATCCACTTATGCAAGTTAGCACTTCGTAAGGGTACTCGAATTTCACCTGAAAATGT
This genomic interval carries:
- the LOC140961790 gene encoding BEL1-like homeodomain protein 11 — translated: MVKMVSEDSPSDSNSSILHQFIISNSISDQNQFANQHFDAYGTDSVSNIPYAQSLPLSIQCLGERISRSVDLHTSRLSDESDVSHRTRLMDLLGTSNEGAHQAQRLSLSLGSVSCPQIDSGYLNTAIDRMITDNYSFVRNGFSPSSGSQNQSCSISHGTESFSAVVGISKYLKPAQSLLEEMVGVGGKDIDASNQKYVEKLSHGSLKGSFGLSSEIKAEFFSNELRSEKHGTFVSLLKLLALLDEVERRYKEYYHHMEELVSSFEVIAGLGAGKSYTALALQAMSNHFRSLRKAILSQIRVSKRKIEKDMPRISARLSQLSLFDQEPRHHQTPVQQIIQNSRQAWRPIRGLPENSVMILRAWLFEHFLHPYPNESEKLMLASQTSLSKNQISNWFINARVRLWKPMIEEMYNEEFAESSTESDQVLTSCCTTREGAGDSAEELS